In Nicotiana tabacum cultivar K326 chromosome 2, ASM71507v2, whole genome shotgun sequence, the following proteins share a genomic window:
- the LOC107785843 gene encoding uncharacterized protein LOC107785843 encodes MFKVREFNDKHTCLLKDKVYEQCQASSSLIGGMIRSKLTNHKRKYTPKDIIDDVKSDFGVDISFMLAWRAKEKAMNFLRGELVDSYNKLSGYLYTMDMTYPGSHIRMVKSPKNEFMYVYIYLYAFIKGFDHCRPIVVVDGSHLKSYYTGTFVSANTLDGAGHILPLAYGVIDSENDTAWSWFFEQFKKAYGERENMCIISDRNESIIKSVSRVYPASEFDMQKRTHMLNLAKAYTHDELPIYDFLEEVRKMFGR; translated from the exons ATGTTCAAAGTGAGAGAGTTCAATGATAAGCATACATGTTTGTTGAAGGATAAGGTGTATGAGCAATGTCAAGCAAGTAGCAGTCTTATCGGTGGTATGATTAGGTCCAAGCTTACTAATCATAAGAGGAAATACACCCCAAAGGATATAATTGATGATGTAAAATCAGATTTTGGTGTAGATATTAGTTTCATGTTGGCGTGGCGGGctaaagaaaaggcaatgaattTTTTGAGAGGTGAACTGGTTGATTCATACAATAAATTATCAGGATACTTATATACAATGGATATGACATATCCTGGTTCGCACATTAGAATGGTAAAATCGCCAAAAAATGAGTTCATGTATGTGTATATTTATTTGTATGCCTTTATAAAGGGGTTCGATCATTGTAGACCCATTGTGGTTGTGGATGGAAGCCACTTAAAATCGTATTACACCGGGACATTCGTCTCGGCCAACACGTTGGATGGTGCAG GTCATATACTGCCACTAGCATATGGTGTTATTGATTCAGAGAACGATACTGCTTGGTCgtggttctttgagcaattcaagaAAGCATATGGTGAGAGGGAAAACATGTGCATCATTTCAGATAGGAATGAGAGTATCATCAAATCTGTATCAAGAGTGTATCCAGCG TCTGAATTTGACATGCAAAAGCGTACACACATGCTGAATTTGGCAAAAGCATACACACATGATGAATTGCCAATATACGACTTCCTCGAAGAAGTTAGGAAGATGTTTGGACGTTAG